In a genomic window of Variovorax paradoxus:
- a CDS encoding transporter substrate-binding domain-containing protein, which translates to MSENPRPSSAVAGLLDGIGRWPSLVAAGPVLAVVAALAAAGGAWPNADNAPRERGLSGPATWLAWLPPLAVPALATPLNQLPKGPVLARAIARGELIVGVRRYPRPAPPGSPTPPEPDAFDATLARELAASLGVKAVLVGLAPDERDEALRDGRVDLLVAGVPAQGARTDEGGAGIDAAPGSYDTGRGQVVALRRGRVQDEEALRGASVCVGEGSGYAGAVALRYGAQPRNYPSAVHAASAFMAGECAALAEDAQVLERLMGNEEWRFYKPVAQDLRAPADAAVRLAAGDAVSRDYIAAALRRWRADGTLAQARGARAGNLQFEITLLKDGLVCHS; encoded by the coding sequence ATGAGTGAGAACCCGCGTCCTTCCTCCGCCGTGGCCGGCCTGCTCGACGGCATCGGCCGCTGGCCCAGCCTGGTCGCGGCCGGTCCGGTGCTCGCGGTGGTCGCCGCGCTGGCCGCCGCCGGCGGTGCCTGGCCGAATGCCGACAACGCGCCGCGCGAGCGCGGCCTGTCGGGCCCCGCGACCTGGCTCGCGTGGCTGCCTCCGCTGGCCGTGCCCGCGCTGGCCACGCCGCTGAATCAACTGCCCAAGGGCCCGGTGCTCGCACGCGCGATCGCGCGCGGCGAACTGATCGTCGGCGTGCGGCGCTATCCGCGCCCGGCCCCGCCCGGCTCGCCCACGCCGCCCGAGCCCGATGCCTTCGACGCCACCCTGGCGCGCGAGCTCGCGGCCTCGCTCGGCGTGAAGGCCGTGCTGGTCGGCCTCGCGCCCGACGAACGCGACGAAGCCCTGCGCGACGGCCGTGTCGACCTGCTGGTGGCCGGCGTGCCGGCCCAGGGCGCACGCACCGACGAGGGCGGCGCCGGCATCGATGCCGCGCCCGGCAGCTACGACACCGGCCGCGGCCAGGTGGTCGCGCTGCGCCGCGGCCGCGTGCAGGACGAGGAGGCGCTGCGCGGCGCCTCGGTCTGCGTCGGCGAAGGTTCGGGCTACGCGGGCGCGGTGGCGCTGCGCTACGGCGCGCAGCCACGCAACTATCCCTCGGCGGTGCATGCGGCCTCGGCCTTCATGGCCGGCGAATGCGCGGCGCTGGCCGAAGACGCGCAGGTGCTCGAGCGGCTGATGGGCAACGAGGAATGGCGCTTCTACAAGCCGGTGGCGCAGGACCTGCGCGCGCCGGCCGACGCGGCCGTGCGGCTCGCGGCCGGCGACGCCGTGTCGCGCGACTACATCGCCGCCGCGCTGCGCCGCTGGCGCGCCGACGGCACGCTCGCGCAGGCGCGGGGGGCGCGTGCGGGGAATCTGCAGTTCGAGATCACGTTGTTGAAGGATGGGTTGGTCTGCCATTCGTGA
- a CDS encoding ABC transporter permease — protein MARFARFAGRFAERAAGIVLFLALWEALPRLGIVSDAYLSPPSAVLASIGQLLDNGQLWKHVAASLQRSLWGLVLASGAGVLLGLLIGGFRRLAAIVDPVLQLFRQTSAFALFPVFILFLGIGELSKVAIIFWASFWPVLLSTVSGVKQVDRLLVNSALSMGASRRFVFFKVVLPASLPSIFTGVRLAGAYSITALVAAEMIGAHSGLGFLTLNSQETFQIPTMYAGILLLAVLGLLLNYLLALLERRLLRWRRGLSLDE, from the coding sequence CTGGCGCGCTTCGCCCGGTTCGCGGGCCGCTTCGCCGAACGCGCCGCCGGCATCGTGCTGTTCCTCGCGCTGTGGGAAGCGCTGCCGCGCCTGGGCATCGTGAGCGACGCCTACCTGAGCCCGCCCTCGGCCGTGCTCGCGAGCATCGGCCAGCTGCTCGACAACGGCCAGCTCTGGAAGCACGTGGCCGCGAGCCTGCAGCGCTCGCTCTGGGGCCTGGTGCTCGCGAGCGGCGCGGGCGTGCTGCTGGGTCTGCTGATCGGCGGCTTCCGCCGGCTCGCGGCCATCGTCGACCCGGTGCTGCAGCTGTTCCGCCAGACCTCGGCCTTCGCGCTGTTCCCGGTCTTCATCCTGTTCCTCGGCATCGGCGAGCTGTCGAAGGTGGCGATCATCTTCTGGGCCTCGTTCTGGCCGGTGCTGCTGAGCACCGTAAGCGGCGTGAAGCAGGTCGACCGGCTGCTCGTGAACTCCGCGCTGTCGATGGGCGCCTCGCGCCGCTTCGTCTTCTTCAAGGTGGTGCTGCCGGCCTCGCTGCCCTCGATCTTCACGGGTGTGCGGCTCGCGGGTGCCTACAGCATCACGGCGCTGGTGGCGGCCGAGATGATCGGCGCGCACTCGGGGCTGGGCTTCCTCACGCTCAACTCGCAGGAGACCTTCCAGATCCCGACCATGTATGCCGGCATCCTGCTGCTGGCGGTGCTCGGGCTGCTGCTGAACTACCTGCTGGCGCTGCTCGAGCGCCGGCTGCTGCGCTGGCGGCGCGGGTTGAGCCTCGATGAGTGA
- a CDS encoding ABC transporter ATP-binding protein, protein MSGIKISARDVRMDYAARGASERVRVLEGFDLDVREGEFLSVLGPSGCGKSTFLGILAGLTERTGGRIAIDGQPVAGVHRNQGVVFQGYALFPWLTVLDNIAVGLEIRGIGKAARRRTAQEYLELVGLHGFGERYPHEISGGMKQRVAIARSLAYRPDVLLMDEPFAALDAQTREILQGELLRIWEQYRKTIVFITHSLEEAVYLSDRVAVMTQRPGRIKAIIDIPLARPRSAELRHSSEFAALRQRAWEVLKDEVQVGLKPRSLEGVVS, encoded by the coding sequence ATGAGCGGCATCAAGATCTCGGCGCGCGACGTGCGCATGGACTACGCGGCGCGCGGCGCGAGCGAGCGCGTGCGCGTGCTCGAAGGCTTCGACCTCGACGTGCGCGAGGGCGAGTTCCTCTCGGTGCTCGGCCCCTCGGGCTGCGGCAAGTCGACCTTCCTCGGCATCCTGGCCGGGCTCACCGAACGCACCGGCGGGCGCATCGCCATCGACGGCCAGCCGGTCGCGGGCGTGCACCGCAACCAGGGCGTGGTGTTCCAGGGCTATGCGCTGTTCCCGTGGCTCACGGTGCTCGACAACATCGCGGTGGGCCTCGAGATCCGCGGCATCGGCAAGGCCGCGCGCCGCCGCACCGCGCAGGAGTACCTCGAGCTGGTGGGCCTGCACGGCTTCGGCGAACGCTATCCGCACGAGATCTCGGGCGGCATGAAGCAGCGCGTGGCGATCGCGCGCTCGCTGGCCTACCGGCCCGACGTGCTGCTGATGGACGAGCCCTTCGCCGCGCTCGACGCGCAGACGCGCGAGATCCTGCAGGGCGAGCTGCTGCGCATCTGGGAGCAGTACCGCAAGACCATCGTCTTCATCACGCACAGCCTCGAGGAGGCGGTCTACCTGTCGGACCGCGTGGCCGTGATGACGCAGCGGCCCGGCCGCATCAAGGCGATCATCGACATCCCGCTCGCGCGACCGCGCTCGGCCGAGCTGCGCCATTCGAGCGAGTTCGCGGCCCTGCGCCAGCGCGCCTGGGAGGTGCTGAAGGACGAGGTGCAGGTCGGGCTGAAGCCGCGTTCCCTCGAGGGAGTGGTCTCGTGA
- a CDS encoding ABC transporter substrate-binding protein produces the protein MSIEKLSPSREFATNALRAPSRRGLLQTLVSLGTVGSLGGLGAAALVGCSRDEAKSASADAPAIVRKTGDKVAFKYPDNPSFDLIYLADQLGYFEGTNTRPQYVGKIAAPQIIPLVGTGEIDFGSRMVPLVISAIASGADLKVVAAGGKTLEEAPHMKYFVRKDSGISKPKDLEGKTIGFNSFGACAEFVTKKYLRQHGVDVNKINFVVVPDEQAEQTLVTRNTDLAIIHAPFSGRADHADALVRLWSDFDLDGGLGGMAPYSAHGRFIREHPEAVRDVVTALAKAGNWVNANPEEARKLVAKRINMDLQNVDRYAYVEDLVVTEPPIEYYVDILQSEGKIPAGKVAVKDVYTNEFNPYAQAPSQPAAAKT, from the coding sequence ATGTCCATCGAGAAGCTCTCCCCCTCCCGCGAATTCGCAACCAATGCGCTGCGCGCGCCCTCGCGCCGCGGCCTGCTGCAAACCCTCGTCTCGCTGGGCACGGTCGGCAGCCTCGGCGGGCTCGGCGCGGCCGCGCTCGTGGGCTGCTCGCGCGACGAGGCGAAGTCCGCTTCGGCCGACGCGCCGGCCATCGTCAGGAAGACCGGCGACAAGGTCGCGTTCAAGTACCCCGACAACCCCTCCTTCGACCTGATCTACCTGGCCGACCAGCTCGGCTACTTCGAGGGCACGAACACGCGGCCGCAGTACGTGGGCAAGATCGCGGCGCCGCAGATCATTCCGCTCGTGGGCACCGGCGAGATCGACTTCGGCAGCCGCATGGTGCCGCTGGTGATCTCGGCCATTGCCTCGGGTGCCGACCTCAAGGTGGTGGCGGCCGGCGGCAAGACGCTGGAGGAAGCGCCGCACATGAAGTACTTCGTTCGCAAGGACTCGGGCATCTCCAAGCCCAAGGACCTCGAGGGCAAGACCATCGGCTTCAACAGCTTCGGCGCCTGCGCCGAGTTCGTGACCAAGAAGTACCTGCGCCAGCATGGCGTGGACGTGAACAAGATCAACTTCGTGGTGGTGCCCGACGAGCAGGCCGAGCAGACGCTGGTCACGCGCAACACCGACCTCGCGATCATCCATGCGCCCTTCTCGGGCCGCGCCGACCATGCCGACGCGCTGGTGCGGCTGTGGAGCGACTTCGACCTCGACGGCGGCCTCGGCGGCATGGCGCCCTACAGCGCGCACGGCCGCTTCATCCGCGAGCATCCCGAGGCGGTGCGCGACGTGGTGACGGCGCTGGCCAAGGCCGGCAACTGGGTCAACGCGAATCCCGAGGAAGCGCGCAAGCTGGTCGCCAAGCGCATCAACATGGACCTGCAGAACGTGGACCGCTACGCCTACGTCGAGGACCTGGTGGTGACCGAGCCGCCGATCGAGTACTACGTCGACATCCTGCAGTCCGAGGGCAAGATCCCGGCCGGCAAGGTGGCGGTGAAGGACGTCTACACGAACGAGTTCAACCCCTACGCGCAGGCACCCTCGCAGCCCGCCGCGGCGAAGACCTGA
- a CDS encoding nitroreductase family protein → MHSLLATDPAAASPVSDPLALQTLLAQRGSTRGFTDQALPEGCLEQLLIQARRAPSGANLQPGEFISLEGDARARLSAALVGAFRNGEQEAEDYSYFPRPMPHSLRRRQVAAAQALYGALGAAREDRAARDAQFERNFRFFDAPVALLVLIDARMGSGCYMDLGMCLFGLMMAANAQGIGSCAIGAIASYPGLVRSTLGLGDEHHIVCGMALGYADPRAPENAVRTARRPLDDFFRVMR, encoded by the coding sequence ATGCACAGCCTCCTCGCTACCGACCCGGCAGCCGCTTCTCCCGTCTCCGACCCCCTCGCACTCCAGACGCTGCTCGCGCAACGCGGCTCGACCCGCGGCTTCACCGACCAGGCTCTGCCCGAGGGCTGCCTCGAGCAGCTCCTGATCCAGGCGCGCCGCGCGCCGAGCGGCGCGAACCTGCAGCCCGGCGAATTCATCTCGCTCGAAGGCGATGCCCGCGCACGCCTGAGCGCGGCGCTGGTGGGCGCGTTTCGCAACGGCGAGCAGGAAGCCGAGGACTACAGCTACTTTCCGCGTCCGATGCCGCACAGCCTGCGCCGGCGCCAGGTCGCGGCGGCGCAGGCGCTCTATGGCGCGTTGGGCGCGGCGCGCGAGGACCGTGCCGCGCGCGATGCGCAGTTCGAGCGCAACTTCCGCTTCTTCGATGCGCCGGTGGCGCTGCTGGTGCTGATCGATGCGCGCATGGGCAGCGGCTGCTACATGGACCTGGGCATGTGCCTGTTCGGACTGATGATGGCCGCGAACGCGCAGGGCATCGGCAGTTGCGCGATCGGCGCGATCGCGTCCTATCCGGGCCTGGTGCGTTCGACGCTGGGACTGGGCGACGAGCACCACATCGTCTGCGGGATGGCGCTGGGCTATGCCGATCCGCGGGCGCCCGAGAACGCGGTGCGGACCGCGCGGCGGCCGCTCGACGACTTCTTTCGCGTGATGCGTTAG
- a CDS encoding acetyl-CoA C-acyltransferase — protein MNPPVILGWARSAVVPVGGALGALAAHEIGAPVLQALLARSGVPAQAVDAVVAGNALGAGGNPARMVALAAGLPDRIAALSVDTQCCAGLDAVTLAAGLLASGNAAIAIAGGVEAWSRAPIRQHRPRDANEAPVPYDRPAFAPDPARDPDLLLAAARHAALHSIGRAQQDDFAARSHAKALAWRERMSPEIVPIGAATHDSYARELTASRMARMPIEAVADTLSDPVVALEMAVSRLAIAPRADGAAFVLLATPQAAAALKIAPRFHWLGGTSIGVPPEMPMLGASTAAEALLRRAGLDADALWGAELHEAFAVQALSFMQALGLQPSRLNRGGGGLGRGHPIGASGAVSLVRLLADMAHEAPSGAHGLAAIAGAGGLGAAGLVQRL, from the coding sequence GTGAATCCACCCGTGATCCTCGGCTGGGCCCGCAGCGCGGTGGTGCCGGTCGGCGGTGCACTCGGCGCGCTGGCCGCGCACGAGATCGGCGCACCGGTGCTGCAGGCCTTGCTGGCGCGTTCGGGCGTTCCGGCGCAGGCGGTCGATGCGGTCGTCGCCGGCAACGCGCTGGGCGCGGGCGGCAATCCCGCGCGCATGGTCGCGCTGGCCGCCGGCCTGCCGGACCGCATCGCCGCGCTGTCGGTCGACACCCAGTGCTGCGCCGGCCTCGATGCCGTGACCCTGGCCGCCGGCCTGCTGGCCAGCGGCAATGCCGCCATCGCGATCGCGGGCGGTGTCGAGGCCTGGAGCCGCGCGCCCATCCGCCAGCATCGCCCACGCGACGCCAACGAGGCGCCCGTGCCCTACGACCGCCCCGCCTTCGCGCCCGATCCGGCGCGCGATCCCGACCTGCTGCTCGCCGCCGCGCGCCATGCCGCGCTGCATTCGATCGGCCGCGCGCAACAGGATGACTTCGCCGCCCGAAGCCATGCGAAGGCGCTCGCATGGCGCGAACGCATGTCGCCGGAGATCGTGCCCATCGGCGCCGCCACGCACGACAGCTACGCGCGCGAACTGACGGCCTCGCGCATGGCCCGCATGCCGATCGAGGCGGTCGCCGACACGCTGTCCGACCCGGTCGTCGCGCTAGAAATGGCCGTCAGCCGCCTCGCGATCGCGCCGCGCGCCGACGGCGCCGCCTTCGTGCTGCTCGCCACGCCGCAGGCCGCAGCCGCGCTGAAGATCGCGCCGCGCTTCCATTGGCTGGGTGGCACCTCGATCGGCGTGCCGCCGGAGATGCCGATGCTCGGCGCCTCCACCGCCGCCGAAGCCCTGCTGCGCCGCGCCGGCCTCGATGCGGACGCGCTCTGGGGCGCGGAGCTGCACGAGGCCTTCGCCGTGCAGGCGCTGTCGTTCATGCAAGCCCTGGGTTTGCAGCCCTCGCGCCTCAACCGCGGCGGCGGCGGCCTGGGCCGCGGCCATCCGATCGGCGCCTCGGGCGCGGTCAGCCTGGTGCGCCTGCTCGCCGACATGGCGCACGAGGCGCCGTCGGGCGCGCACGGCCTCGCGGCGATTGCCGGCGCGGGCGGCCTGGGCGCGGCGGGGCTGGTGCAGCGGCTCTAA
- a CDS encoding AMP-binding protein gives MTGPAPDFQTVHAPLAWWARHTPDALALDDGHTRLGFAALADRVASEALALDAAATPTVAWASASASPADQLASFLAILASNRTAAVGDPDWPEAVRDKVRARMAQHLGTASGIEEARASTPFYIGFTSGSTGVPKGFRRTHGSWTHSFEICVQSFGPATGTTVLVPGRLSHSLFLFGALLGLWTGAGMRLQRQFSAAAALDTLQRGLAGSLVAVPSQLLLMLEHAQRHGLAPVTGTRLVMISGAPWPRARTAALRALFPAARIVEFYGASETSFIAWADSDEALPDDVVGRPFANVELRIEPPLPGLIYVRSPMVFSDYATLTAEEDGTAVLRDGDWLSVRDMGHVDEAGFLHLVGRQQRMLLVQGKNLFPEEVENVLAGHPAIAAASIQGLPHPLRGMEAVALLALSQPVSREELQAWCRDRLEPFKLPRRFYRVDAWPRTPSGKTDHAALARQLADASSEPWSRL, from the coding sequence ATGACCGGCCCGGCGCCCGATTTCCAGACCGTTCACGCGCCGCTCGCCTGGTGGGCGCGGCACACGCCCGATGCCCTCGCGCTCGACGATGGCCACACGCGACTGGGTTTCGCCGCGCTCGCGGACCGCGTCGCAAGTGAGGCTCTCGCACTCGACGCCGCGGCCACGCCGACGGTCGCCTGGGCCAGCGCGAGCGCCTCGCCGGCCGACCAGTTGGCGAGCTTCCTCGCGATCCTCGCGAGCAACCGCACGGCGGCCGTCGGCGATCCCGACTGGCCCGAGGCCGTCCGCGACAAGGTAAGGGCGCGCATGGCGCAGCACCTGGGCACGGCCTCCGGCATCGAGGAAGCGCGCGCGAGCACGCCCTTCTACATCGGCTTCACCTCGGGCAGCACCGGCGTGCCCAAGGGCTTCCGGCGCACGCACGGATCGTGGACCCACAGCTTCGAGATCTGCGTGCAAAGCTTCGGCCCCGCCACCGGCACCACCGTGCTGGTGCCGGGCCGGCTCTCGCATTCGCTGTTCCTGTTCGGCGCGCTGCTGGGCCTGTGGACCGGCGCCGGCATGCGCCTGCAACGCCAGTTCTCGGCGGCGGCCGCGCTCGACACGCTGCAGCGCGGCCTCGCGGGCAGCTTGGTCGCCGTGCCCAGCCAGCTGCTGCTGATGCTCGAGCATGCGCAGCGCCATGGCCTGGCGCCCGTGACCGGCACGCGCCTCGTGATGATCAGCGGCGCCCCGTGGCCGCGCGCGCGCACCGCGGCGCTGCGCGCGCTGTTTCCCGCGGCGCGCATCGTCGAGTTCTACGGCGCCTCGGAAACCTCGTTCATCGCCTGGGCCGACAGCGACGAGGCCCTGCCCGACGACGTGGTCGGCCGGCCCTTCGCCAATGTCGAGCTCAGGATCGAGCCGCCCTTGCCCGGACTGATCTACGTGCGCAGCCCGATGGTGTTCAGCGACTACGCGACGCTGACGGCCGAGGAAGACGGCACCGCCGTGCTGCGCGACGGCGACTGGCTCTCGGTGCGCGACATGGGCCATGTGGACGAGGCCGGTTTCCTGCACCTGGTCGGCCGGCAGCAGCGCATGCTGCTCGTGCAGGGCAAGAACCTGTTCCCCGAGGAAGTCGAGAACGTGCTGGCCGGGCATCCGGCCATCGCGGCCGCGTCGATCCAGGGGCTGCCGCATCCGCTGCGCGGCATGGAGGCCGTGGCCCTGCTCGCACTGTCGCAACCGGTCTCGCGCGAAGAACTGCAGGCCTGGTGCCGCGACCGGCTGGAGCCCTTCAAGCTGCCGAGGCGCTTCTACCGCGTCGATGCCTGGCCTCGCACGCCGAGCGGCAAGACGGATCACGCCGCACTGGCGCGACAGTTGGCCGACGCGTCCTCGGAGCCATGGAGCCGGCTGTGA
- a CDS encoding biotin transporter BioY translates to MGRRLLAPGSEVGRIAYQRGPGGDGVTLSGALLPAPRAGSEGPATRGPSATQGSQGHGLQRNLPRHSISLSTSTPITSSRTLSYVALFAALIAALGAVPRIDLALGVPITLQTLGVMLAGCLLGPRRGFLAVALLLVGVALGLPLLSGGRGGPGAFVTPSAGFLVGWLFGAFACGWIMRRFAAARGRALFAAALAASFIGGIVVVYLFGIAGLSLVAHLPLQKAALASLVFVPGDLVKCVVCALVVQTVARGLPSWRLDRD, encoded by the coding sequence ATGGGGCGGCGCCTCCTCGCGCCTGGGTCTGAAGTCGGACGGATAGCGTACCAGCGCGGGCCTGGCGGCGACGGTGTTACGCTCTCGGGCGCCCTCCTGCCCGCCCCCCGTGCAGGCAGTGAAGGCCCAGCCACCCGCGGCCCGTCCGCCACGCAAGGAAGCCAAGGCCACGGCCTGCAGCGCAACCTTCCCCGACATTCCATTTCCTTGTCCACCTCCACCCCGATCACCTCCTCCCGCACGCTGTCCTACGTCGCGCTGTTCGCCGCGCTGATCGCCGCGCTGGGCGCCGTCCCGCGCATCGACCTGGCGCTGGGCGTGCCGATCACCTTGCAGACCCTCGGCGTGATGCTCGCGGGCTGTCTGCTCGGACCGCGCCGCGGCTTTCTCGCGGTGGCGCTGCTGCTCGTGGGCGTGGCGCTCGGCCTGCCCCTGCTGTCCGGCGGCCGCGGCGGTCCCGGCGCGTTCGTGACGCCCTCCGCCGGCTTCCTCGTGGGCTGGCTGTTCGGCGCCTTCGCCTGCGGCTGGATCATGCGGCGCTTCGCCGCCGCGCGCGGACGCGCGCTGTTCGCCGCGGCACTGGCCGCCTCGTTCATCGGCGGCATCGTCGTGGTCTACCTGTTCGGCATCGCGGGGCTGTCGCTGGTGGCCCACCTGCCGCTGCAGAAGGCGGCGCTCGCGAGTCTGGTCTTCGTGCCCGGCGACCTCGTCAAGTGCGTGGTCTGCGCGCTGGTGGTGCAGACCGTGGCGCGCGGCCTTCCGAGCTGGCGCCTCGATCGCGACTGA
- the glgX gene encoding glycogen debranching protein GlgX — protein sequence MADTPHATTPLTVLEGTAHPLGATFNGDGVNFAVFSAHATRVDVCIFDEAGTTQVGCVTLPEYTDEIWHGFVPGLQPGARYGLRVHGPYEPEKGHRFNHHKLLLDPYAKAYMGELKWGPELFGYTVGHADGDLSFDERDSAPLVPKCVVVDSRFEWTQTDALRVPWPETVFYETHVRGFTMKHPQVPEQFRGTFAGMARDEVLAPIRALGVTSVELLPVQMFLNQSSLLEKDLTNFWGYDTIGFFALDPRYMDGPQIDEFKHMVDRFHAHGLEVILDVVYNHTPEGNELGPTISFKGIDNASYYRLLPDTPRYYINDTGTGNTVNLSHPRVLQMVTDSLRYWVTEMRVDGFRFDLATILAREPHGFDEGGGFLKSCRQDPVLSSVKLIAEPWDIGPGGYQVGGFPPGWAEWNDQFRDTVRAWWKGEEGMAGKLAQCLTASGERFNHRGRRPWASVNFISAHDGFTLADTVSYNDKHNEANGEDNRDGHSDNRSWNCGVEGPTDDEAVLALRARQQRNLLATLLLSQGTPMLLAGDEFGRTQQGNNNAYCQDNEISWVDWATAGGDAGRALGEFSARLLALRKEFPVLRRNRFLAGAWFEDIGAKDSTWFTPAGEEMQPSHWDDPQTRSFALLLDGRAPVSAIPVAAHDASVLLVFNAWHEAVPFTLPAAPAGAWTLVLDTADPALGDDAPRADYLATGRSVLVFASR from the coding sequence ATGGCCGACACCCCTCACGCTACGACCCCCCTGACGGTGCTCGAAGGCACCGCGCACCCGCTGGGCGCCACCTTCAATGGCGACGGCGTCAACTTCGCCGTGTTCTCGGCCCATGCCACGCGGGTCGACGTCTGCATCTTCGACGAGGCCGGCACCACGCAGGTCGGTTGCGTCACGCTGCCCGAGTACACCGACGAGATCTGGCACGGCTTCGTGCCCGGCCTGCAGCCCGGCGCGCGCTACGGCCTGCGCGTGCACGGTCCCTACGAGCCCGAGAAGGGCCACCGCTTCAACCACCACAAGCTGCTGCTCGACCCCTATGCCAAGGCCTACATGGGCGAGCTCAAGTGGGGCCCCGAGCTGTTCGGCTACACCGTTGGCCATGCCGACGGCGACCTGAGCTTCGACGAGCGCGACAGCGCGCCGCTGGTGCCCAAGTGCGTGGTGGTCGATTCGCGCTTCGAGTGGACCCAGACCGATGCGCTGCGCGTGCCCTGGCCCGAGACCGTGTTCTACGAGACCCATGTGCGCGGCTTCACCATGAAGCATCCGCAGGTGCCCGAGCAGTTCCGCGGCACCTTCGCGGGCATGGCGCGCGACGAGGTGCTGGCGCCGATCCGCGCGCTCGGCGTGACCAGCGTGGAGCTGCTGCCGGTGCAGATGTTCCTGAACCAGTCCTCGCTGCTCGAGAAGGACCTGACCAACTTCTGGGGCTACGACACCATCGGCTTCTTCGCGCTCGATCCGCGCTACATGGACGGGCCGCAGATCGACGAGTTCAAGCACATGGTCGACCGCTTCCATGCGCACGGCCTCGAGGTGATCCTCGACGTGGTCTACAACCACACGCCCGAGGGCAACGAGCTCGGCCCGACGATCTCGTTCAAGGGCATCGACAACGCGAGCTACTACCGGCTGCTGCCCGACACGCCGCGCTACTACATCAACGACACCGGCACCGGCAACACGGTGAACCTCAGCCATCCGCGCGTGCTGCAGATGGTGACCGACAGCCTGCGCTACTGGGTGACCGAGATGCGCGTGGACGGCTTCCGCTTCGACCTCGCGACCATCCTCGCGCGCGAGCCGCATGGCTTCGACGAAGGCGGCGGCTTCCTCAAGAGCTGCCGGCAGGACCCGGTGCTCTCGAGCGTGAAGCTGATCGCCGAGCCCTGGGACATCGGCCCGGGCGGCTACCAGGTCGGCGGCTTCCCGCCCGGCTGGGCCGAATGGAACGACCAGTTCCGCGACACCGTGCGCGCCTGGTGGAAGGGCGAGGAGGGCATGGCCGGCAAGCTCGCGCAGTGCCTCACCGCGAGCGGCGAGCGCTTCAACCACCGCGGCCGCCGGCCGTGGGCCAGCGTCAACTTCATCAGCGCGCACGACGGCTTCACCCTGGCCGACACCGTGAGCTACAACGACAAGCACAACGAGGCCAACGGCGAGGACAACCGCGACGGCCACTCGGACAACCGCTCGTGGAACTGCGGCGTCGAAGGCCCGACCGACGACGAGGCCGTGCTCGCGCTGCGCGCGCGCCAGCAGCGCAACCTGCTGGCCACGCTGCTGCTGTCGCAGGGCACGCCGATGCTGCTGGCCGGCGACGAGTTCGGCCGCACGCAGCAGGGCAACAACAACGCCTACTGCCAGGACAACGAGATCTCGTGGGTGGACTGGGCCACGGCCGGTGGCGACGCGGGGCGCGCGCTCGGCGAGTTCTCGGCCCGCCTGCTCGCGCTGCGCAAGGAATTCCCGGTGCTGCGGCGCAACCGTTTCCTGGCCGGCGCCTGGTTCGAGGACATCGGCGCCAAGGACTCGACCTGGTTCACCCCGGCCGGCGAGGAGATGCAGCCTTCGCACTGGGATGATCCGCAGACGCGCTCGTTCGCGCTGCTGCTCGACGGCCGCGCGCCGGTATCGGCGATCCCGGTGGCGGCGCACGACGCGAGCGTGCTGCTGGTGTTCAACGCCTGGCACGAGGCCGTGCCCTTCACCCTGCCGGCCGCACCCGCCGGTGCCTGGACGCTGGTGCTGGACACGGCCGATCCGGCCCTGGGCGACGACGCGCCGCGCGCCGACTATCTCGCGACCGGGCGCTCGGTGCTGGTCTTCGCGAGCCGCTGA